Genomic segment of Sander vitreus isolate 19-12246 chromosome 17, sanVit1, whole genome shotgun sequence:
GCGATTTGCCACAGAATTTTGCAGCAATGAGAGTGTCACTTGAATGGCCCATTTGCCataacccccctcccccccaatgtagcacaagtagacctTATATTTCACAATAATTGTTTACTGTCAGATCTTTTATAGACGTCTGCATTTCCGACCGTACATGAAGGCAGCTTCGTTtcatggagaaagaaaaaagaagagactgTGTTGTagcttgttgcaggaaacagtcagctgttacacaaactcctgcgCAGTTCAGTGCTTGCGTTTCGTTTTTTTACcttcatagtgttttaaaactttcttgtggcagtgACAGAAACAGTGACGTCTCCGGTTTATTGTACAGGACTTTCGCACCGCCTCAAAATGGACTGTTAAGTCTGATCGCCGTTTACATGATTGTCCACCGCAGCGTGACAtcaggttgcgtttctccaaaagttgaatctgtctcaacttttcgccgtaggctgctctgtttttttttttcttcagctcCACCCTGAGGCCCCCACCTCCACAGGCTAAACACACTACCATAAGACCTGCGTTTTCCCCGGACTGCCTGGCGACCGGATGATCGTATGTGAACGCAGCCTAAAGTACTTCAGGGTGGGTTTCCTCATTTAAACTTATTTTATCCAATGTGAATCTGGTTAACATACTATGGTTTCACTGGGGGTTTATTGACATCTTGTCTGATTGGCTGTCCACTTCAGCTTTATGGACTCTTGTTGTAAGTCTGTGGAGCCAAATCACAGcaatacaattataaaaataatggTCCAAAGGAAATAAGATGCAgtgtgtaaaagaaaaaaattacctTAACTGTAACCATGATAATGAGAACAGATGGGAATAAGATCAAAGGAGAAGGACGGTTGGAGGCAAAGAGAGCATCGCACAATCTTCATAGAAACACGTGCACAACAAGAGCCAACAACCTGAATTTACTTACAAACAGGGAGCACCAGAACCATCTGGCATGTGAATTTAACATGAATACTAAAAGGATATTTACCCTAAAAGGCTGATCGGGGATGAAGGGAAAGTAGTCGGTGGACACTTCCTCCTGTGTCCACTTCCCAGAGATGCAGGCGCAGCGCAGGAACTGGCGGTCAGCGAAGCGTGCGGTGAGTTTCAGGGCCACGTCATGCAGAGTCTCCTCCTTTTCCGAGTCACGGCCGCAGGTTAAGCTCACGTCAAAGCTGAGGGAGGAAGGGATGCAGGGGAGTCAGACAGGCAGCATATGAATAATCTGGGATAAATCAAATGCAtaattctgctgctgctgtgtgaggGGAAAAACTATcgtgttttaattatgtataaTCCCTGCTGCTAGTTTTGGTttatccccctccctcccttccctgcAGCTGTGCTGTTTACACACAACCTTCTTTGTGTGAGCGTGTAGACATGATTACAGTAACAAACTTGCTGAGATACAACAAAGGACATCTGTTTTATCAGGACATTCACATGAACTTTGCCATAAAAACTGTGCCCACAGGGACAGCAGCCTCTGAACATGATGAGGTCATGGGGAGGCTTCTTCCAAGTTTCCATGCAGGGTAAGGACACACCCAAACAAGTCTGCCTCACttggtcttcttttttttttttttttacccatttCCCCCCCTGTTTTCTCCCTGCTGGTTGGGGAACGCCCTGTCTCTGCATACTTAAGGAGCCATCATTCTCTCTGGCTGCCCACACGCAGTGTGTCCTGGAGTGGCTCTGCAAGTATGACTGGCTTAAGAACAAAAAGCCTATCTCTAAAATCACTCTGGATGACGTGGTGAGATAAAGCTAGGCTCCAGCTAAGGTGTGCATGCATTGTTAAGGGTTATCTTACCTGTCTGGCTCCAATTCGACAATGCCCATCACTATAATCTTCTTCCCCGGCCGCATGCCCCCACGGATTCGCCCGCTGAATGGCACAGTCTATGCAAAGCAAATAGAATTGTATTAAGCGCAGCCCGGAGCAAACATCAAACAATGACAGGAGACGGTTAATGCATCTTTCATACCAGCAGATGAGACAAATCCTCCTTGTCAGGTGAGATGAGGCCGGCGGGGTTCTCCAGCGAGTCGTTCAGATAGTCATTTTCCACGTTCTTCAACAACA
This window contains:
- the lgalslb gene encoding lectin, galactoside-binding-like b isoform X1 produces the protein MAVQAAEKDGILKNVENDYLNDSLENPAGLISPDKEDLSHLLTVPFSGRIRGGMRPGKKIIVMGIVELEPDSFDVSLTCGRDSEKEETLHDVALKLTARFADRQFLRCACISGKWTQEEVSTDYFPFIPDQPFRIEIHCEHQRFRIFVDGHQLFDFYHKVKSLSSIDTVRIQGDLHITKLG
- the lgalslb gene encoding lectin, galactoside-binding-like b isoform X2 — protein: MAVQAAEKDGINVENDYLNDSLENPAGLISPDKEDLSHLLTVPFSGRIRGGMRPGKKIIVMGIVELEPDSFDVSLTCGRDSEKEETLHDVALKLTARFADRQFLRCACISGKWTQEEVSTDYFPFIPDQPFRIEIHCEHQRFRIFVDGHQLFDFYHKVKSLSSIDTVRIQGDLHITKLG